From the Sphingobium sp. MI1205 genome, one window contains:
- a CDS encoding DUF4942 domain-containing protein, whose amino-acid sequence MGQELMTPAQIADICEGRDKAITLWLNLYDTYHSTRDEAARLTVGGALSLSCGRDWTEDTLTRAFIQSQPIERRDKETGSRETIEARDNFARVLTETMDRRCWTALMEQLGFDQLLDQQARKEFHDGLRDAPVPFTPDNCTATFGHIWTNRRDLYLRGIANVFAKLDRRFRSHNGFKIGARLIIEGAINTWGSWERYERRDTLRDVERVFLELDGKPPVAEAASIASLVGQAARDRASLPTVLQGDYFRVRIFKNGNLHIWFERDDMLQSVNLLLAEYYGEAIGDSYDTTEAETAPAYHVTPAKNFGAFMTSPEIAAQVIEHARIGQGQRVLEPSAGKAALATAARDAGADVTCVELQPGFAHELRVVHGFADAIEGDFLALDPQHFTPFDAVIMNPPFDRGRDCDHVRHALAFLKPGGVLVAIMSARAEYGEDQRHKALHRMIEGCSAIYFHGRKWIDLPLGSFAHAGTNVNTVLLAIRKPG is encoded by the coding sequence ATGGGGCAAGAGCTTATGACGCCCGCGCAGATCGCCGACATTTGCGAGGGCCGGGACAAGGCCATAACCCTTTGGCTGAACCTGTATGACACCTACCATTCGACCCGCGATGAGGCGGCGCGGCTTACCGTTGGCGGCGCGCTTTCGCTCTCATGTGGACGGGACTGGACCGAGGACACATTGACGCGCGCTTTCATCCAGTCGCAGCCTATCGAGCGGCGCGACAAGGAGACGGGATCGCGCGAGACTATCGAGGCACGCGACAATTTCGCGCGCGTCCTAACCGAAACGATGGACCGGCGATGCTGGACCGCTCTCATGGAGCAGCTGGGCTTTGACCAGCTGCTAGACCAGCAGGCCCGAAAGGAATTTCATGACGGGCTACGCGATGCCCCCGTTCCGTTCACGCCCGACAATTGCACCGCCACTTTCGGCCATATCTGGACAAATCGCCGCGACCTCTATTTGCGCGGGATCGCCAATGTCTTCGCCAAGCTGGACCGCCGCTTTCGTTCGCACAACGGTTTCAAGATCGGCGCGCGGCTCATCATCGAAGGCGCGATAAACACATGGGGATCATGGGAGCGCTACGAGCGCCGCGACACGCTGCGCGACGTGGAGCGCGTTTTTCTCGAACTGGACGGCAAGCCCCCCGTCGCCGAGGCGGCAAGCATCGCTAGTCTTGTCGGCCAGGCCGCGCGTGACCGCGCGTCACTGCCGACCGTTCTGCAGGGCGATTATTTCCGCGTCCGAATCTTCAAGAATGGCAATCTGCACATTTGGTTCGAGCGCGACGATATGTTGCAGAGCGTCAATCTCTTGCTCGCGGAGTATTACGGCGAAGCCATTGGCGACAGCTACGATACGACCGAGGCCGAAACCGCCCCCGCCTATCACGTCACGCCTGCCAAGAATTTCGGCGCGTTCATGACCTCGCCAGAGATCGCGGCGCAAGTGATCGAACATGCGAGGATCGGCCAAGGCCAGCGCGTTCTAGAACCAAGCGCAGGCAAGGCCGCGCTCGCGACTGCCGCGCGCGATGCCGGCGCCGATGTTACGTGCGTCGAGCTGCAACCCGGCTTCGCTCACGAATTGCGCGTCGTGCATGGTTTTGCGGATGCGATCGAGGGGGACTTTCTCGCCCTGGACCCGCAGCACTTCACACCGTTTGACGCGGTGATAATGAATCCGCCGTTCGATCGCGGCCGAGACTGTGACCATGTGCGCCACGCGCTCGCCTTCCTGAAACCCGGTGGCGTGCTGGTGGCGATCATGAGCGCCCGCGCCGAATATGGCGAGGATCAGCGCCATAAGGCCCTGCACCGCATGATCGAGGGGTGCAGCGCTATCTATTTCCATGGTCGGAAATGGATCGACCTTCCTCTCGGCTCTTTCGCCCACGCCGGAACCAACGTGAACACCGTTTTGCTGGCGATCCGAAAGCCGGGATGA
- a CDS encoding DUF3768 domain-containing protein: protein MEITPEQIATIAALNDLARRTMGVTCRTVVTQGIGALDASAQTDIFKLIESFEDFTPDNDPRGEHDAGFLYRDVTGQWHTRWTDDDTRPALSVMWKIDYYDRELEFGSAEPWNPDATTRVLTILLANEY, encoded by the coding sequence ATGGAGATTACCCCCGAGCAGATCGCGACCATCGCGGCGCTTAACGACCTTGCGCGGCGGACCATGGGCGTCACTTGCCGCACCGTGGTTACGCAGGGAATCGGGGCGCTCGATGCCAGCGCGCAGACCGACATTTTCAAGCTGATCGAGAGCTTCGAGGATTTCACCCCGGACAATGACCCGAGGGGCGAGCATGACGCCGGTTTCCTTTATCGCGACGTGACCGGCCAATGGCATACCCGCTGGACCGACGACGACACGCGGCCCGCCCTCTCCGTCATGTGGAAGATCGACTATTACGACCGCGAGCTAGAGTTTGGCAGCGCCGAACCTTGGAATCCCGACGCCACGACGCGCGTGCTCACGATCCTTCTCGCCAACGAATATTGA
- a CDS encoding Fic/DOC family protein: MGDPYTWRDSTVLRNKLGLRDDKTLSEREAFFSVVRHGELTLQRAAPAMTAREYGAIHKHMFQDVYEWAGRFRTVDISKPGSTFARAHFIARSMDHEFRQLPDLQTLKSMDRDRFADTMARHISELNAIHPFREGNGRTMRLHLQLHSLAAEKFVSIQAMGPMDWMEASRDSFHTGNHASLAKVIRDAMPQEQSRREPARGPAGIAMPPAMDSLMPAGERRAMSIEQAKEQINRYLPTAQAVAARQYEQLNRLAATSGDMRQLAERSAQELAFFRDPKGPLHHVQIIEQRRYHQIEVNWAEGMDPLQRVRAISAGAASFLDKMSPRDVQAADRALRMQVMPPGVSQVDLRLAEQFQKNSPEQNRDDARLAPFQIAIDKRVADAVGKGASKEQLAAITESAKSNVVSALREGKIPTQKADKPKDRER; encoded by the coding sequence GTGGGTGATCCATATACCTGGCGAGACAGCACCGTTCTTAGGAACAAGCTGGGTTTACGCGACGATAAGACTCTTTCGGAACGAGAAGCCTTCTTCTCGGTCGTCCGGCATGGTGAGCTGACGTTACAGCGCGCCGCGCCGGCGATGACGGCGCGCGAGTATGGCGCCATCCACAAGCATATGTTCCAAGACGTCTATGAGTGGGCGGGCCGATTCCGCACCGTGGACATTAGCAAGCCGGGCAGCACCTTTGCGCGGGCGCACTTCATCGCGCGCAGCATGGACCATGAGTTCCGCCAGCTGCCGGATCTTCAAACTCTCAAATCCATGGACCGTGATCGCTTCGCCGACACGATGGCGCGCCATATCTCCGAGCTGAACGCCATTCACCCGTTCCGCGAAGGGAACGGCCGCACAATGCGCCTGCATTTGCAGCTTCACTCCCTCGCGGCAGAGAAGTTCGTTTCGATTCAGGCAATGGGGCCGATGGATTGGATGGAGGCGAGCCGAGACAGCTTCCATACCGGCAATCATGCCTCGCTCGCCAAGGTCATTCGGGACGCGATGCCGCAGGAGCAATCGCGCCGGGAACCGGCGCGAGGCCCCGCGGGCATCGCCATGCCGCCCGCCATGGATTCTCTTATGCCAGCGGGCGAGCGCCGCGCCATGAGCATCGAGCAGGCCAAGGAGCAGATCAATCGCTACTTGCCGACCGCGCAGGCCGTGGCCGCGCGGCAGTATGAGCAGCTGAACCGCCTCGCAGCGACTTCCGGCGACATGCGCCAGCTCGCCGAGCGTTCCGCGCAAGAGCTGGCATTCTTTCGCGATCCGAAAGGACCGCTCCACCATGTGCAAATTATCGAGCAGCGCCGCTATCACCAGATCGAGGTCAATTGGGCCGAGGGGATGGACCCCCTTCAACGGGTTCGCGCGATCAGTGCCGGCGCTGCATCCTTCCTGGACAAGATGAGCCCGCGCGACGTTCAAGCCGCCGATCGCGCGCTCCGGATGCAGGTCATGCCTCCCGGCGTCAGCCAAGTGGACTTGCGCCTTGCCGAGCAGTTCCAGAAAAATTCGCCCGAGCAGAACCGCGACGACGCGCGGCTTGCCCCCTTTCAGATCGCCATCGACAAGCGGGTTGCCGACGCCGTTGGAAAGGGCGCGTCCAAGGAGCAGCTGGCGGCGATCACCGAGAGCGCGAAATCCAATGTCGTCTCCGCGTTGCGCGAAGGTAAAATCCCTACGCAGAAGGCCGACAAGCCGAAGGATCGCGAGCGCTAG
- a CDS encoding zincin-like metallopeptidase domain-containing protein, whose amino-acid sequence MLGIRRPFRGPDYHSLWATQRGADHRVGGSQAFYHTRDDYIQMPPFKVFHSADDYYATLAHEAVHLAGHESRLNRKTLISTSRADYARDELVAELGACFIGAIVGFKVEEREDHAAYLEHWLTALRNDKRAIFEAAREAQNAADYLLAMMLDQGG is encoded by the coding sequence TTGCTCGGCATTCGTCGTCCCTTTCGTGGTCCAGACTATCATAGTCTCTGGGCCACTCAGCGGGGGGCAGATCATCGCGTTGGCGGATCGCAAGCCTTCTATCACACCCGCGACGACTACATTCAGATGCCGCCCTTCAAGGTGTTTCATTCCGCCGATGATTATTATGCCACGCTCGCTCATGAGGCAGTGCATCTTGCAGGCCATGAAAGCCGTCTGAACCGCAAGACGCTGATTTCAACAAGCCGCGCGGACTATGCGAGGGACGAGTTAGTGGCGGAGCTGGGAGCCTGTTTCATCGGCGCCATCGTCGGTTTCAAGGTCGAGGAACGGGAAGACCATGCAGCTTACCTTGAACACTGGTTGACCGCGCTCCGCAACGATAAGCGAGCCATTTTCGAGGCCGCGCGCGAAGCGCAGAATGCCGCCGATTACCTCTTGGCGATGATGCTGGATCAAGGGGGCTGA
- a CDS encoding IS3 family transposase (programmed frameshift), which produces MPSKKHKPEEIIGKLREVEIVLAQGASTAEACRRIAVSEQTYYRWRKEYGGLKTDQARRMKDLEKENLRLRRAISDLTLDKLILQEAAPGKLLSPARRRRCIEHVRRELPVSERRICRVLGQHRSTQRKVPRGADDEPALTEDIIALAKQYGRYGYRRVTALLCHAGWTVNHKRVERIWRREGLKVPQRQPKRGRLWLNDGSCIRLRPEYPGHVWAYDFVEGRTHDGRKFRILTIIDEASRECLALIVARQLRHEDVLAALAELFVTRGPPAHIRSDNGAEFIANAVQQWLGQIGVKTLYIAPGSPWENGYNESFNGSLRDELLNGEIFYSLAEAKVLIEAWRRHYNTIRPHSSLGYRPPAPETASPPYPASGSASLHLRPDMAAASLIH; this is translated from the exons ATGCCGAGCAAGAAGCACAAGCCGGAAGAGATTATCGGCAAGCTGCGTGAAGTTGAGATTGTGCTGGCGCAGGGCGCCTCGACCGCTGAAGCGTGCCGGCGGATCGCGGTCAGCGAACAGACCTATTATCGCTGGCGCAAGGAATATGGCGGCCTGAAGACCGACCAGGCGCGGCGCATGAAGGATCTGGAGAAGGAGAATCTGCGGCTCAGGCGGGCGATCTCTGATCTGACGCTCGACAAGCTGATTTTGCAGGAGGCGGCGC CGGGGAAACTTCTGAGCCCCGCGCGGCGACGGCGCTGCATCGAACATGTGCGACGAGAGCTTCCGGTGTCCGAGCGACGGATCTGCCGGGTGTTGGGTCAGCATCGATCGACGCAGCGCAAAGTGCCGCGCGGGGCGGATGACGAACCGGCGCTGACGGAGGATATCATCGCGTTGGCGAAGCAATATGGTCGCTACGGCTATCGTCGGGTGACGGCATTGCTCTGTCATGCGGGATGGACGGTGAACCACAAACGCGTTGAGCGGATATGGCGGCGCGAGGGGCTCAAGGTCCCGCAACGCCAGCCAAAGCGCGGGCGTCTATGGCTCAACGACGGATCGTGCATCCGCCTGCGGCCTGAGTATCCAGGGCATGTATGGGCTTACGACTTCGTCGAGGGGCGCACGCATGATGGCCGCAAGTTCCGCATCCTGACCATCATCGATGAGGCTAGCAGGGAATGCCTGGCGCTCATCGTGGCACGTCAGCTGCGGCATGAGGACGTCCTTGCCGCGCTGGCGGAGCTGTTCGTCACTCGCGGCCCGCCTGCACATATACGGTCGGACAATGGCGCCGAGTTTATCGCCAATGCCGTCCAGCAATGGCTCGGCCAGATCGGCGTGAAGACGCTATACATCGCGCCGGGATCACCATGGGAGAATGGGTATAATGAGAGCTTCAACGGGTCGCTGCGCGACGAACTGCTCAATGGCGAGATCTTCTACAGCCTCGCCGAGGCCAAGGTGCTGATCGAAGCCTGGCGGCGGCATTACAACACCATCCGCCCGCACAGCAGTCTGGGCTACCGACCACCGGCCCCGGAAACGGCATCACCGCCATATCCGGCCTCCGGTTCCGCTTCGCTCCACCTCCGCCCAGATATGGCGGCGGCGAGTTTAATCCACTAA
- the tnpB gene encoding IS66 family insertion sequence element accessory protein TnpB (TnpB, as the term is used for proteins encoded by IS66 family insertion elements, is considered an accessory protein, since TnpC, encoded by a neighboring gene, is a DDE family transposase.), whose protein sequence is MIGPGSDAKVLIYTKPIDFRCGIDTLVAKIQHELDQDPWRGVAYIFRSKRKDRLKILWFDGTGIWLMTKRAEAAEGFAWPPAVDGSFSITAAQMAALTSGMDWRRHRAPRRVNPPKIESFADA, encoded by the coding sequence ATGATCGGGCCGGGCAGCGACGCCAAGGTACTGATCTACACCAAGCCGATCGACTTTCGCTGCGGCATCGACACGCTGGTGGCCAAGATACAACATGAGCTGGACCAGGACCCGTGGCGCGGGGTCGCCTATATTTTTCGTTCCAAGCGGAAGGACAGGCTGAAGATTCTGTGGTTCGACGGCACCGGCATCTGGCTGATGACCAAGCGCGCCGAGGCCGCCGAAGGGTTCGCCTGGCCGCCGGCGGTCGATGGCAGTTTTTCGATCACGGCGGCGCAGATGGCAGCACTCACCTCGGGCATGGACTGGCGTCGGCACCGCGCGCCAAGGCGCGTAAATCCGCCTAAAATCGAGAGTTTCGCTGATGCGTGA
- the tnpA gene encoding IS66-like element accessory protein TnpA yields the protein MEQEIDGSGGLENGRRRRWTLEEKRAVVELSLDPTCSMAEVASCFDVLPAQIYGWRRELRETAEAKAREDGPMFLPAVIEPASVPAMLLEPEAAGVRLMPDTLVQVAMEVHGVPVMIAHGASATLVAAVIAALQRAL from the coding sequence GTGGAGCAGGAGATCGACGGCAGTGGCGGGCTGGAGAACGGGCGCCGGCGGCGCTGGACGCTGGAAGAGAAGCGCGCAGTGGTCGAGCTGTCGCTCGATCCGACGTGCAGCATGGCGGAGGTGGCGTCGTGCTTCGACGTCCTTCCGGCCCAGATATATGGCTGGCGCCGCGAGCTGCGCGAGACAGCGGAAGCCAAGGCGCGCGAAGACGGGCCGATGTTCCTGCCGGCGGTGATCGAGCCGGCGTCGGTGCCGGCGATGCTGCTCGAGCCGGAGGCAGCCGGCGTCCGGCTGATGCCCGATACTCTGGTCCAGGTCGCGATGGAGGTCCACGGCGTGCCGGTGATGATCGCCCATGGCGCGAGCGCGACGCTGGTTGCCGCGGTGATCGCAGCGCTGCAGAGGGCGCTATGA
- a CDS encoding IS66 family transposase, producing the protein MTDTIYKIEATLRGKSPERRFEGRQLMLKPLFDDLRDYLSKNLGRFSTKGKMAEAINYTLNHWQQLTYCLLDGRVELDTNTVERSIRPIALSRRNSLFAGSDAGADNWSVIASLLETCKLSDVDPLAWLTTTLQKLAAGHSNKDLDSLMPWHFPKIAGRNAPS; encoded by the coding sequence ATGACGGATACGATCTACAAGATCGAGGCAACGCTCAGGGGCAAGTCGCCCGAACGGCGGTTCGAAGGCCGGCAGCTGATGCTGAAGCCGCTGTTCGACGACCTGCGCGACTATCTCTCGAAGAACCTCGGCCGGTTCAGCACCAAGGGCAAGATGGCCGAGGCGATCAACTACACGCTCAACCACTGGCAGCAGCTCACCTATTGCCTGCTCGACGGCCGCGTCGAGCTCGATACCAACACGGTCGAAAGAAGCATCCGCCCGATTGCCCTGTCGCGCCGCAACTCGTTGTTCGCCGGCAGCGATGCCGGAGCCGACAATTGGTCGGTGATCGCGAGTCTTCTCGAAACGTGCAAGCTCTCGGACGTCGATCCACTCGCCTGGCTCACCACCACCCTGCAAAAGCTTGCCGCCGGTCATAGCAACAAGGACCTCGATTCCCTCATGCCCTGGCACTTCCCCAAGATCGCCGGGCGCAACGCCCCCTCCTAA
- the tnpC gene encoding IS66 family transposase: protein MLDQLKRHRFGQSAERLDPDQYQLVLEELEAALSRAEAGLEALIDQADATSETKRRRRNNRGALPAHLERIEQVVDIEDKQCACCGGDLHVIGEDVTERLDVVPTIFRVLVTRRPRYGCRGCDEGGVTQAPAPSFIVDQGLPTDALVAQVIVARYADHLPLYRQAQIYARQGIDLDRATLADWVGRVGWWLTPLRAHLLAELRSSVKLFADETRMPVLAPGTGKTKTGQLWAYARDDRPWGGTAPPAVVYMYATGRGGEHPIDHLGDFAGVLQVDGYAGYNEIKRRNGATLAFCLLHARRKFYDFREKEPVAAEVLRRFSAIYKIEATLRGKSPERRFEGRQLMLKPLFDDLRDYLSKNLGRFSTKGKMAEAINYTLNHWQQLTYCLLDGRVELDTNTVERSIRPIALSRRNSLFAGSDAGADNWSVIASLLETCKLSDVDPLAWLTTTLQKLAAGHSNKDLDSLMPWHFPKIAGRNAPS, encoded by the coding sequence ATTCTCGACCAGTTAAAGCGCCACCGTTTCGGCCAGAGCGCCGAGCGGCTCGATCCCGACCAGTACCAGCTCGTGCTCGAAGAGCTCGAAGCTGCCTTGTCGCGCGCCGAGGCCGGGCTCGAGGCGCTGATCGACCAGGCTGACGCGACCAGCGAGACAAAGCGCCGCCGCCGCAACAACCGTGGAGCGCTGCCCGCCCATCTCGAGCGTATCGAGCAGGTCGTCGACATCGAAGACAAGCAGTGTGCCTGCTGCGGCGGCGATCTTCATGTCATCGGCGAGGACGTCACCGAGCGCCTCGACGTCGTGCCCACCATCTTCCGCGTGTTGGTCACCCGCCGTCCGCGCTATGGCTGCCGCGGCTGCGACGAGGGCGGCGTCACCCAGGCGCCGGCGCCAAGCTTCATCGTCGATCAGGGCCTGCCCACCGACGCGCTCGTCGCCCAGGTCATCGTCGCGCGCTACGCCGATCACCTTCCGCTTTACCGGCAAGCCCAGATCTACGCCCGCCAGGGGATCGATCTCGACCGGGCAACGCTCGCCGACTGGGTCGGGCGCGTCGGATGGTGGCTGACTCCACTGCGCGCGCATCTGCTCGCCGAACTCAGGAGTTCGGTGAAGCTGTTCGCCGACGAGACGCGCATGCCCGTGCTGGCTCCCGGGACCGGCAAGACCAAGACCGGCCAGCTGTGGGCCTATGCCCGCGATGATCGGCCTTGGGGCGGCACTGCGCCACCCGCCGTCGTCTACATGTACGCCACCGGCCGCGGCGGCGAGCATCCGATCGACCATCTCGGCGACTTCGCCGGGGTGCTGCAGGTGGACGGCTATGCCGGCTACAACGAGATCAAGCGTCGCAACGGTGCCACCCTCGCATTCTGCCTGCTTCACGCGCGGCGCAAATTCTACGATTTTCGCGAGAAGGAGCCCGTTGCGGCCGAAGTACTGCGCCGCTTCTCGGCGATCTACAAGATCGAGGCAACGCTCAGGGGCAAGTCGCCCGAACGGCGGTTCGAAGGCCGGCAGCTGATGCTGAAGCCGCTGTTCGACGACCTGCGCGACTATCTCTCGAAGAACCTCGGCCGGTTCAGCACCAAGGGCAAGATGGCCGAGGCGATCAACTACACGCTCAACCACTGGCAGCAGCTCACCTATTGCCTGCTCGACGGCCGCGTCGAGCTCGATACCAACACGGTCGAAAGAAGCATCCGCCCGATTGCCCTGTCGCGCCGCAACTCGTTGTTCGCCGGCAGCGATGCCGGAGCCGACAATTGGTCGGTGATCGCGAGTCTTCTCGAAACGTGCAAGCTCTCGGACGTCGATCCACTCGCCTGGCTCACCACCACCCTGCAAAAGCTTGCCGCCGGTCATAGCAACAAGGACCTCGATTCCCTCATGCCCTGGCACTTCCCCAAGATCGCCGGGCGCAACGCCCCCTCCTAA
- a CDS encoding IS66 family transposase, which yields MKPLFDDLRDDLSKNLARFSAKGKMAEAINYTLNHWPRLTYCLLDGRVELDTNTVERSIRPIALSRRNSLFAGSDAGADNWSVIASLLETCKLSDVDPLAWLTTTLQKLAAGHSNKDLDSLMPWNFPKIRRAHRPLFRRLTDTVPPRGSGMTDTVQPEIHFFRRANRVAPRSLDRTEPDRIVSATTRVRFGADGSALASHVNRWSERLSITQ from the coding sequence CTGAAGCCGCTGTTCGACGACCTGCGCGACGATCTCTCGAAGAACCTCGCCCGGTTCAGCGCCAAGGGCAAGATGGCCGAGGCGATCAACTACACGCTCAACCACTGGCCCCGGCTCACCTATTGCCTGCTCGACGGCCGCGTCGAGTTGGATACCAACACGGTCGAAAGAAGCATCCGCCCGATTGCCTTGTCGCGCCGCAATTCGTTATTCGCTGGCAGCGATGCCGGAGCCGACAATTGGTCGGTGATCGCGAGTCTTCTCGAAACGTGCAAGCTCTCGGACGTCGATCCACTCGCCTGGCTCACCACCACCCTGCAAAAGCTTGCCGCCGGTCATAGCAACAAGGACCTCGATTCCCTCATGCCTTGGAACTTCCCCAAAATTCGCAGGGCGCACCGCCCCCTCTTTAGACGCTTGACCGACACGGTTCCGCCACGTGGGTCTGGGATGACGGATACTGTTCAACCTGAAATCCACTTTTTCCGCCGTGCGAATCGTGTCGCCCCAAGAAGCTTAGATCGCACCGAACCGGATCGGATTGTTTCCGCCACCACGCGCGTCCGGTTTGGCGCCGACGGCTCGGCGCTCGCTTCGCACGTTAACCGTTGGAGTGAGCGGTTATCAATCACGCAGTAA
- a CDS encoding IS6-like element IS6100 family transposase: protein MTDFKWRHFQGDVILWAVRWYCRYPISYRDLEEMLAERGISVDHTTIYRWVQCYAPEMEKRLRWFWRRGFDPSWRLDETYVKVRGKWTYLYRAVDKRGDTIDFYLSPTRSAKAAKRFLGKALRGLKHWEKPATLNTDKAPSYGAAITELKREGKLDRETAHRQVKYLNNVIEADHGKLKILIKPVRGFKSIPTAYATIKGFEVMRALRKGQARPWCLQPGIRGEVRLVERAFGIGPSALTEAMGMLNHHFAAAA, encoded by the coding sequence ATGACGGATTTCAAGTGGCGCCATTTCCAGGGTGATGTGATCCTGTGGGCGGTGCGCTGGTATTGTCGCTATCCGATCAGCTATCGCGACCTTGAGGAAATGCTGGCGGAACGCGGCATTTCGGTCGACCATACGACGATCTATCGCTGGGTCCAGTGCTACGCCCCGGAGATGGAGAAGCGGCTGCGCTGGTTCTGGCGGCGTGGCTTTGATCCGAGCTGGCGCCTGGATGAAACCTACGTCAAGGTGCGGGGCAAGTGGACCTACCTGTACCGGGCAGTCGACAAGCGGGGCGACACGATCGATTTCTACCTGTCGCCGACCCGCAGCGCCAAGGCAGCGAAGCGGTTCCTGGGCAAGGCCCTGCGAGGCCTGAAGCACTGGGAAAAGCCTGCCACGCTCAATACCGACAAAGCGCCGAGCTATGGTGCAGCGATCACCGAATTGAAGCGCGAAGGAAAGCTGGACCGGGAGACGGCCCACCGGCAGGTGAAGTATCTCAATAACGTGATCGAGGCCGATCACGGAAAGCTCAAGATACTGATCAAGCCGGTGCGCGGTTTCAAATCGATCCCCACGGCCTATGCCACGATCAAGGGATTCGAAGTCATGCGAGCCCTGCGCAAAGGACAGGCTCGCCCCTGGTGCCTGCAGCCCGGCATCAGGGGCGAGGTGCGCCTTGTGGAGAGAGCTTTTGGCATTGGGCCCTCGGCGCTGACGGAGGCCATGGGCATGCTCAACCACCATTTCGCAGCAGCCGCCTGA
- a CDS encoding TonB-dependent receptor — protein sequence MLLTKLGTPAFLFPDPTDLSQFYPTGEQKLSFSNVSPRVGIELHPTERIMLYGSFSKGFKSGGWTTRVSAPVPPDPTKPADKQAPSFNPEKADTFEIGFKSQLFDRMLQVNAAAFYTDYKGIQIQIQRGIGASFENAGNARIKGFEVETIFAPSRVFRVSASAGYIDAYYRRINDPSGTITLASRLPRVPKWTATLSPEFNVFLANEGRVTLRADYSYKSTMAADAENTPELFSGNVSLVNASLTYSAPGDDWSLAIGGNNVFNKRYIANGVNQLNGTGLLSAVPNRPSEYYATLRFKF from the coding sequence ATGCTTCTCACCAAACTCGGTACTCCGGCATTTCTGTTCCCGGATCCGACAGACCTGTCGCAATTCTACCCGACAGGGGAGCAGAAGCTCTCGTTCAGCAATGTTTCGCCGCGCGTCGGCATCGAACTCCATCCGACCGAGCGGATAATGCTGTACGGATCATTCTCGAAGGGGTTCAAGTCGGGCGGCTGGACGACCCGCGTCTCCGCTCCGGTCCCGCCGGATCCGACCAAGCCTGCGGACAAGCAGGCGCCGAGCTTCAATCCGGAGAAAGCCGACACGTTCGAGATCGGCTTCAAGTCGCAGCTTTTCGATCGAATGCTGCAAGTCAATGCTGCGGCATTCTACACGGACTACAAGGGCATCCAGATCCAGATCCAGCGCGGCATCGGTGCCTCCTTCGAGAACGCCGGCAACGCCAGAATCAAGGGTTTCGAGGTCGAGACGATCTTCGCGCCGAGCCGCGTCTTCCGCGTGAGCGCGTCGGCGGGATACATTGACGCTTACTATCGGAGGATCAACGATCCGTCGGGCACGATCACGCTGGCGAGCCGGCTGCCGCGTGTCCCGAAGTGGACCGCGACGCTATCTCCCGAGTTCAACGTTTTCCTGGCCAATGAAGGTCGGGTCACACTGCGGGCGGATTATTCCTACAAGTCCACCATGGCGGCGGATGCGGAAAACACGCCCGAGTTGTTCAGTGGGAATGTCAGCCTCGTCAATGCCTCGCTCACGTACAGCGCGCCCGGCGACGACTGGTCTCTCGCAATTGGCGGGAACAATGTTTTCAACAAACGCTACATCGCAAATGGCGTCAATCAGCTCAATGGAACTGGCCTGCTGAGCGCGGTGCCGAACAGGCCGTCTGAATATTATGCGACTTTGAGGTTTAAATTCTGA